A window of Castanea sativa cultivar Marrone di Chiusa Pesio chromosome 1, ASM4071231v1 contains these coding sequences:
- the LOC142643245 gene encoding uncharacterized protein LOC142643245 isoform X2 — protein sequence MTSLNQQRKIDELEAQLNEAEDVIADLRTEVKHVWDKLEKVKRSQAKALNGRIRKEDASSRENTAAQLMIPPPPSSSASETVTTSDLKNAPLDQKSKEPEPYINGFTQRIHACERNLPDGIVPTSGDVGDHHSPEKNELTTKMIHKEEGKCPVPSTRTIIMKIMKNSTREEVKKPVKVRTSRRRRNRFGKVKANSRKSRPGHLMKPCQQSSILSSGKPHSINRFAKSAEGACTIPSIKADKEESKTVHKGEGKNEMKSGDGIATIKPLPDQLSKPCQSFSVLSCCRTFSHSVNGNVKSGEDRLRINEIESKIKPLTRLDPGLTLIKRDINPRLGSTNLTVSMKATKKSGLIQNAVEDTKMNDSELGKHKGDTADNLMHPSPELNVGMVNIPLMNSDLKDAEVSDDTKGYCQSDNNRLLKYTFQRKRKKESLGNLDESVPLEKRRAGENQSGAPELQDSSLNNESSRDGRRLAQVARQLVSLSGRRWW from the exons ATGACATCGTTGAATCAGCAAAGAAAGATTGACGAGCTTGAAGCGCAGCTCAATGAGGCAGAGGATGTGATAGCAGATCTTAGGACAGAGGTGAAACATGTATGGGATAAGTTGGAGAAGGTGAAAAGAAGCCAAGCGAAAGCTTTAAATGGACGGATCAGGAAAGAAGATGCATCTTCTCGTGAAAATACTGCAGCTCAGCTGATGATCCCTCCTCCACCTTCAAGTTCAGCATCAGAAACTGTGACAACTTCTGACTTGAAGAATGCACCATTAGATCAGAAAAGCAAGGAACCTGAGCCATACATAAATGGATTTACACAGAGAATTCATGCATGTGAAAGAAACTTACCAGATGGAATAGTGCCTACTTCTGGAGATGTAGGTGATCATCATTCCCCCGAAAAGAATGAGTTGACCACTAAAATGATTCAcaaggaagaaggaaaatgtCCCGTACCCTCAACTAGGACCATTATCATGAAAATAATGAAGAACTCAACTAGGGAAGAAGTAAAGAAGCCTGTTAAGGTCCGCACATCACGAAGAAGAAGGAACCGATTTGGAAAAGTCAAAGCTAACTCACGGAAGTCTCGTCCTGGTCATCTCATGAAACCTTGTCAGCAATCTTCTATTCTTTCCAGTGGTAAACCACACTCCATCAACAGGTTTGCTAAATCTGCTGAGGGTGCCTGTACTATACCATCTATTAAGGCAGACAAAGAGGAATCTAAGACTGTTCACAAAGGGGAAGGGAAAAATGAGATGAAAAGCGGGGATGGCATTGCCACAATTAAGCCTCTTCCTGATCAGCTTAGCAAACCTTGTCAGTCATTCTCTGTACTCTCCTGTTGCAGAACTTTTTCACATTCAGTCAATGGAAATGTCAAATCTGGTGAAGATAGGCTGAGAATAAATGAAATTGAATCCAAAATTAAGCCTTTGACTCGTCTGGATCCAGGACTGACATTAATTAAACGTGACATAAATCCTAGATTAGGTTCTACTAATCTTACTGTGAGCATGAAGGCAACTAAAAAATCTGGACTTATCCAGAATGCGGTAGAGGACACAAAGATGAATGATTCTGAGTTGGGAAAACACAAAGGTGACACTGCAGATAATTTGATGCATCCAAGTCCGGAGTTGAATGTTGGGATGGTCAACATACCACTGATGAATTCTGATTTGAAAGATGCTGAAGTATCTGATGATACAAAGGGTTATTGTCAATCAGACAACAATAGGCTTCTCAAATACACCTTTCAGAGGAAGCGCAAGAAGGAATCCTTGGGCAACCTTGATGAAAGTGTTCCTCTTGAAAAGAGGAGGGCAGGAGAGAATCAAAGTGGTGCACCAGAGCTACAAGATTCTAGTTTAAATAATGAATCATCTAGGGATGGTCGGCGACTAGCTCAAGTTGCTCGTCAG CTTGTTTCTTTGTCTGGGAGGAGATGGTGGTAG
- the LOC142622732 gene encoding uncharacterized protein LOC142622732 — MEVRKITKSERVIEERDHEDGSTGHTILFTAGTLALLMACVKCAMLTLLVEQWRAWVFLVLNLVLLAILFTSTRSEEASKETQQCNNNVAMKDERNKKNKSHCCTWSAPEVEECTIECKEIVHSEKIISSGNNEPEEKVEDDAEIPRLSKEELNERVETFIAMFRQHLVSDAKKGRAQYFDKSERAKTLNFQRVSNSNINLTSPLQGVKCLNVEVKG; from the coding sequence atgGAGGTGAGGAAGATCACAAAGAGTGAGAGAGTAATAGAAGAGAGAGACCATGAAGATGGTAGTACTGGTCACACAATTTTGTTCACAGCTGGAACACTAGCTCTCCTGATGGCATGTGTGAAATGTGCTATGCTAACTTTACTAGTCGAGCAATGGCGTGCATGGGTTTTTCTAGTGCTCAACCTTGTTCTCTTAGCCATTCTTTTCACATCTACACGGTCTGAGGAGGCCTCCAAAGAAACCCAACAATGCAACAACAATGTGGCAATGAAGGATGAAAGGAACAAGAAGAATAAGAGTCATTGTTGTACATGGTCAGCACCAGAAGTTGAAGAATGTACTATAGAGTGCAAGGAGATTGTACATAGTGAGAAAATTATTAGTAGTGGGAACAATGAGCCAGAAGAGAAAGTTGAAGACGATGCTGAGATTCCAAGGCTGTCAAAGGAGGAGCTGAATGAGAGAGTGGAAACTTTCATTGCTATGTTTAGGCAGCATTTGGTTTCAGATGCTAAGAAAGGTAGAGCCCAGTATTTTGATAAGTCAGAAAGAGCTAaaactttgaattttcaaaggGTGTCTAACTCTAACATTAACTTGACCTCTCCTCTCCAAGGGGTCAAGTGTTTAAATGTAGAAGTCAAGGGGTGA